Below is a genomic region from Leucobacter exalbidus.
CGAGGTACACGATGGCCGGCACCGCCGACATAAACACCTGCACCATGGCGAAGAAGTACTGGCCGCTCATGGTCTGGCGCACCTGCAGGTCGATCTGGCGTGCGTTCTCCGCCGCGTACCGGCCCGTCTCGGCGCCCTGCCGCGAGTAGGTCTTGGCGAGCAGTACGCCCGACACCGACAGCGCCTCTTGGGTGATCGCGGTCATTTCAGACAGTGATTCTTGTGTTTTGCCCGCGATGCGCGCCCGCACCTGGCCCACGCGGCGCTGCGCAAACACGATGATGGGCATCAGTACGAGGGCGATCAGGGTGAGCTGCCAGCTCAGCAGCAGCATGGCAACCGCGGCGGCGATGACGGTGACGATGTTGCCGATGATGCTCGAGACGGTGTTGGTGAGCACGTTGGCGACGCCGCCCACGTCGTTTTGCAGGCGCGATTGGATGACGCCGGTTTTGGTGCGGGTAAAGAACCCAAGCTCCATCGCCTGCAGGTGCCCAAACAGGCGCACGCGCAGGTCGCCCATGACGCGGTTGCCCACGCGCGCGGTGAAGTGGGTCTGCACCACGCTGATGGCGCTCGAGAGCACGAACGCCGCGATCATCGCCCCCACCAGCCAAGCCAGCAAGGGGAGATTCGGAATGCCGTCGGGCGGAAACAGCCCGTCGTCGAACACGCGCTGGGTGAGCAGCGGCGGGGCAATACCCAGCGCGGCCGACACGATTACGAGCCCGATGATGACGGTGAGCTGCGTCTTGTAGGGGCGAAACAGGTCGGTGATGTGTTTGCCAAGGTTGGGAATCTCGGGCGCCTCAGCGTTGAGTTCCTTCTGCTTTGCGGCGTCTCCGCCAGCGACTCCGCGCCCACCTGGTCTCATGTGCAGAGCCTAGCGCGCCGGCGCTAAATACTCAGTAGATCGCCGATGCCCTCGAGCACCGATCCCCCGGCATCCACGAGCTGGCCCGCGCTGCCGAGCGCTTCAACGAGATGGCCCGCGGCGGCCGCGATCTGCAGCGTCGCCGAGATCAGCTCGAGGGCCACGAACGCGTCGTCGGCCCCGAATGCATCGGTGTCGATGCGCGCTGCTTCAATACGCAACACCTCGGCCCACTCGGTTTCGAGGTTGAACAGCATCGCATACGGCAGCAGTTGCTCATACACGTGCAACCGTTCGAACCCCTCGGCGGCGGGCACACGTACCGCGCCCTGCGGCGACTGCAGCACGCGCAGCCGGTCGGCCTCGGCCAGGCGAATGTACTCGCGCATGCCGGCGAGGTGCCGGCGCGCTTGCAAACTCGGCGGCAGAAACCGCCGCCACGGCCTAGGGCAGACAATCATCGCGGCGATGGTCGCGCAAAACGCGGCACCCGCGACGATCACCCCGGCGAGCGCGGTGTCATCTTCGCCCAGCATCGTCGCGCACACAATCAATACAAACGCGGTGGCAAACACACCGATCCAGCCGAACACCAGGCACACGGTGCGCGCCCAGCGCACTGGCCGAGCACCGATCAGCCCTCGATGAGCGAGCTCGCTGATCGTGTCGGCGAGCAGCGCGGCGGCCCGTTTGCCTGCCGCGCCGCCCTTAGTCTAGAGCTTGCGCACGGCCTTCTCTTGTGCCGCCTCCCCCAGATACACCGCGAGCACGCGCTGCTCTTGCGCGGTGAACTGCGCACCGGGTGCGATCTCGATTGCGAGCTGCTCGCGCCCCTTTTTCGTGGGGGCTGCGCCCGGTTCGGGCTGCGGGGTGAGCAGGCGAATTTTCTTCCGGATCGCAAGCTCCACCAGCGCTGCGGGCAGGGCGCGCGCTTCGGCATTGGCCAGCACCGCGTCAAACAGCAGCGAGGACCCGGGCAGCGGCGCGTACTCGGCGATTACGGTGCCGACGGGCTGACGCGACTTGTGCCGCGAGATCAACGCGATCGTGAGCAGGGCTGCCGCGGGGAGTGCGGCGGCAAGAATCGCGAAGAAGACCATGCACAAAGTTTAGGGCGGTGGCCGAGCCTCGGCGTCGCCCCAAGACGAAACCCCGCCACCCCACCGTCTACGACGCGTCGATGGCCTGTTCGAGTCGCTCGAGCTTGCCGTCTATTTCGCCCTCGAACCCGGGGCGAATGTCGGCCTTCATGATCAGCGAGACGCGTGAGCCAAACGGCAGCACGGCCTCGGTAGCGCGCTTGACCACGTCGAACACCTCGTCCCATTCGCCCTCGATCTCGGTGAACATTGATGAGGTACGGTAGGGCAGCCCCGATGCGCGCACGACCTTGACGGCCTCGGCGACGGCGTCAGACACCGACCCGTCGGCACGCTCTGCACGGCCGGGGGCTTCGCCGCTCGGGGCGACTGAGAACGCAAGAATCATGGGAGGTCCTTTCGAGAACTGTGCGGGCGGCGGCGCCCACACAGGGTGAGAAGCACAGGGCAGAAAACGCAAAAGCGTGGTGCCTCAGACGCTACGCCTTGGGCACCACGCCAGTCTACGGATGACGAGATACGGGTTACTGCATCACCGGCACGGGGCCCGTGACGGGGCGCACCGGGCGCTTGCCGAAGAACAGGGTGACGACGATACCGACGGCGATGACCGCGATCGGCAGCAGCAGGGACTGCGCCATCGCGATCGAGTAGCCCTCGCGCAGCGGCTCAGGCAAAGCTCCTCCGCCCGCACCCTGACCGCCGGCGCCAGCCGCGGCCGCACCGAACTGCGCCGACAGCTGCGACGCCATCAGCACGGTGATCGCCGCCGCACCGAGCACGGCGCCCACCTGGCGGCCGGTGTTGTAGACGCCTGATCCGGCGCCTGCGAGTTCAGGGGCCAGCCCAAACGTCGTGATCGAAGCCAGCGGGCCCCACATGAACGCGTTGCCGAGGCCGAGCACCGCGCTCGCGGCGAGCAGCCACCAGATCGAGGTGTCGGGGCGCATCATGAAGAAGTACATGATGAGGCCCGCGGCCACGAACACGAGCCCGAGGGTCGCTGCGCGGCGGGGTTCGCGGTGGTCGATCATGAGGCCGACGGGGCGGGCGAGGGCGATCGCAATGACGGCCATCGGCGACAGCATCAGCGCAGATTCGGTGGGCGTGAGGCCCAGCACGAGCTGGAAGTAGAACATCAGCGGAAGGCTCTGCGCGGTGATCGCGAAGCCGATGGTGACGATCGCGGCGGTGCCGACCGAGAAGTTGCGGTCACTAAACACGCGCAGCGGAATCAGTGGTTCACCCTTCTGCACCCGCTGCCACACGACGAACAGCACGAGCAGCACAATGCCCGCGATGATCAGCATGGGTACGGTGATCGGGCCGAGGATGGAGCCCCAGTCGTAGCTCTCGCCCTCTTGAATGCCAAACACGAGCAGAAACATGCCGACGCCGCTGAGTATCACGCCGAGCCAGTCGAAACGGTGCGCGGTGGTGGGCAGCTTCGGCACGAACTTCAGGGCGAGCGCGAACGCGATCACGCCCACGGGCAGGTTGATGAAGAAGATCCATTCCCAGCCGCCGGCATCGATCAAGAAGCCGCCAAGAATCGGGCCGACGAGGGTCGCGACGCCCGCCGTGACACCCCAGATCGCCATCGCCGACCCGCGCTCACGCGGCGCGAAGATGCGCGTGATGACCGCCATCGTCTGCGGTGTCATCAGCGAGGCGCCGAGGCCCTGGAACACACGCGCGATGATCAACGTTTCGATATTGGGGGCGATGCCGCACGCGAGCGATGCCACGGTGAAGACCGCGAGGCCCAGCAGGTAGAGGCGGCGCGGGCCGAACCGGTCACCGAGGCGCCCGGTGATGAGCAGCGGCACCGCGTACGCGAGCAGATACGCGCTCGTCGCCCACAGCGTCGCCGTCATCGTCGTGTCGAGCCCCTGCATGATTGAGGGGTTCGCGACCGACACGATCGTCGTATCCACCAAGATCATGAAGAAGCCGAGCACCAGGGACCACAGGGCCGCCCACTGTCTGATGGGCGGGGCGGCAGGGGCCTTACTGTCGTTACTCACTGCGCCAGCTTACGCGCCCGGGCTTAGGATCAAGATCACGATCAAGATCCGGATCAAGGCCTAGTGTCTAGGGCCTGATCCGGATCCTTAGCCCGTTAGCGCTTCAGCGCGTCGGCAATCTTGACCCGCGTGCCGGTGCGCAGAATCGATCCTTCATAGATGCGGGCACCCAGCGCCCACACAATCGCGATCGATACCAGCAGAATCAGCACTGACAGGATCGGCTCCCACCATGCCGCGGTGCCCAGGTAGAGCCGCATCGGCATGCCGACGGGGGCCGAGAAGGGGATGTAGCTCATGATCGCGAGCGCGGTCGGGTTGTCGTTGAACACGATCACGCCGATGTAGGGCAGCATCACGAGCATCATCACGGGGCTCGACACCGAGCCGATGTCTTCTTGTCGCGACACGAGCGAGGCGAGGGCAGCGTAGAGGGCGGCGAGCAGCACGAAGCCGAACGCAAACAGAATGCCGAACCAGATCAGTGCGATGCCGAGTTCGCCCAGCAGCAGGTCTTGCCCGGTCGCGAGCATGCCCACCGAGGCGAGGGCCGCGATGGCGACGACCTGCGCGAGGGCGAGCAGGCTGTTGCCGAGGATCTTGCCCGCGAGCATGGTGCGGGCGCTGACGGTGGAGAGCAGAATCTCGACGATGCGGGTCTGCTTCTCTTCGACCACGCTTTGGGCGATGGTGGTGCCGAAGGTGATCGCGCTCATCATGAACACCATGCCGAAGGCGATCGAGATGAGGTACGCGACCATCGGGTTGTCTGAGGTGGGTGCGAGGATCTCGAGTGTGGGGGCGGCAGACAGGGCCTGCATCACCTCGCCGGGTGCGCTGTCGTTGGTGAGCACGGTGAGGCCGACCGGGGTGTCTCCGCCCGGGATCACTGCGGCTTCGACGTCGCCGTCAAGCACGAGGCGCTCGGCCGCGGCGCGATCTGGCGCGCTCGTAACCTCGAGGCCAGCGGCTTCAAGCTGCGCCGCCGGATCGCTGGTGCTTGCGGCGCCGGTGCCGGCCACAACGGCGACCTTTGCCGGGTCACCGAACCCGCCAGAGTTGGCGATCACGCCGCTCGCAATCACGCCCGCGAGCACGAAGAACAGCAGCAGGCCGGCCGAGATTAGAAACGCCTTGCTGCGCAGGCGGGTGGTGATTTCGCGCTCGGCGACTAACCAGGTCGCGGCCGCCGGGGTGAGCCGCCGGTGCGTGGGTGTTGATGTGCTCATCGCACTACCTCCTGAAAGATCTGAGCGAGCGAGGGGGTGACCGGGCCGAACCGGCGCACGTGGCTGACCGCAGGGTCGCCCTCGGTGACGGCACGCGTCAATACCGACTGCGCTGCGGCGACGGTGTC
It encodes:
- a CDS encoding thiamine-binding protein; this encodes MILAFSVAPSGEAPGRAERADGSVSDAVAEAVKVVRASGLPYRTSSMFTEIEGEWDEVFDVVKRATEAVLPFGSRVSLIMKADIRPGFEGEIDGKLERLEQAIDAS
- a CDS encoding DHA2 family efflux MFS transporter permease subunit, yielding MILVDTTIVSVANPSIMQGLDTTMTATLWATSAYLLAYAVPLLITGRLGDRFGPRRLYLLGLAVFTVASLACGIAPNIETLIIARVFQGLGASLMTPQTMAVITRIFAPRERGSAMAIWGVTAGVATLVGPILGGFLIDAGGWEWIFFINLPVGVIAFALALKFVPKLPTTAHRFDWLGVILSGVGMFLLVFGIQEGESYDWGSILGPITVPMLIIAGIVLLVLFVVWQRVQKGEPLIPLRVFSDRNFSVGTAAIVTIGFAITAQSLPLMFYFQLVLGLTPTESALMLSPMAVIAIALARPVGLMIDHREPRRAATLGLVFVAAGLIMYFFMMRPDTSIWWLLAASAVLGLGNAFMWGPLASITTFGLAPELAGAGSGVYNTGRQVGAVLGAAAITVLMASQLSAQFGAAAAGAGGQGAGGGALPEPLREGYSIAMAQSLLLPIAVIAVGIVVTLFFGKRPVRPVTGPVPVMQ
- a CDS encoding ABC transporter permease produces the protein MSTSTPTHRRLTPAAATWLVAEREITTRLRSKAFLISAGLLLFFVLAGVIASGVIANSGGFGDPAKVAVVAGTGAASTSDPAAQLEAAGLEVTSAPDRAAAERLVLDGDVEAAVIPGGDTPVGLTVLTNDSAPGEVMQALSAAPTLEILAPTSDNPMVAYLISIAFGMVFMMSAITFGTTIAQSVVEEKQTRIVEILLSTVSARTMLAGKILGNSLLALAQVVAIAALASVGMLATGQDLLLGELGIALIWFGILFAFGFVLLAALYAALASLVSRQEDIGSVSSPVMMLVMLPYIGVIVFNDNPTALAIMSYIPFSAPVGMPMRLYLGTAAWWEPILSVLILLVSIAIVWALGARIYEGSILRTGTRVKIADALKR